A region of the Bacillus thermozeamaize genome:
CCATGATCGGAAAGTATTCGTCCGTGATCCCGTCGACAATGCTGTAGAGCAAATAATCGGCTCCTTTGTTCATGTAATCGACGCTTTTTAAGCAAATCGCAGCCAGCCTGCCAATCGGCTGCAAGCGGTGGCGATGAATCGTCACCAGATAATTGGGCCCAAGAAAGATGTTCAGTTCGGAAGTGGTAATCTCATCATCACTTTCCTCGTTGTAACGCAACGCGTGAACCACAAAAAAATAATAATCATCATACCGGTCCACCTTGGCCCGCGGACTGATGTGCAGGCAATCTTCAATCGCCAGAGGATGGAAATTGAACAGTTTGGCGATATATTGGAGCTCATCGCCCCCCACATCATAGAGGTCGATCCAAAGCAGATCGTCCGGAGACTGCAAAAGCTTGTCCAGTTCCTCCAGATTGACGTCATGTTCCATCCGCTGTTCCGAGTGATTGTAAAAGTACGTTTTAATCAAGGCGGGTCTCCCCTTTTGCCGACACGGTTTATCCTGATCTCATTTCACTCATAAACTTGACTCACCAGCGCATAAGAATGCATTAAGCACGCGGACAACCGGGACACAAACCAATGGAGGTGGTCGCATGGAACGCGGTCCTGTCTCATCCATGCTGTCTGGAATCATGTACACGGTCATTCTGGTCTTGGCCGGCTCCTTGATCCTGGCCCTGCTCTTGGAGTGGACTCCCCTGCAAGAGTCGCATGTACCCGTGGCCATGTTCCTGGTCAACGGGATTGCTTTGCTCTGCGGGGGATTTATCGCCGGCCGCCGATCCGAGGCCAGAGGCTGGCTCAGCGGGGCGATGAGCGGCCTTGGTTACGCGCTTGTCATGCTGATCATCGGTTTTCTCGCATTTGATTTGAAAATCGGCCTGGAAGCGCTCCTGTATCTGACCGCGGCGGTCTGTCTGGGCACCCTCGGCGGCGCTTTCGGGATCAACGCCAGCCGGTAATGGGCAAAAAAGTCGTGGTTTGGCCACGACTTTTTGGTTCACTATGTAACAATCTTTTATTCGCCCTGCTTTTGCACGACCGTGTTGACCGCATGGCGCTCAAAGGTCAGCTTCGTATTTTCGTTGACACGCAACACCACTTGATCATCATTGAGATCGACAATCGTGCCATGAAGCCCCCCAATGGTGATCACCTTATCTCCCTTCTTCAGGGCATCCAACATGGCCATCCGCTCTTTCTGGCGTTTTTGTTGCGGGCGAATCAGCAGAAAGTAAAACACCACCAACATCAAAATTAGCGGTAAAAACGCAGCCAGCGAATCCATCTCCACATTCACCCCCTCTAAAAACCGCGGTCATCCGGATGTTCAATCCCGTAGCGGGCAAAAAAGTCATTCCGAAAATCCAGAAGCGCATCATGCCGGATGGCTTCACGGACAACACGCATCAATTGTACCAAAAAATACAGGTTATGATAAGTCGTCAATCGAATTCCGAATATTTCACCCGCTTTGATCAGATGCCGAATGTACGCCCGTGTGTAATGGCGGCAGGCATAACAGTCACAATCCGGATCCAGCGGCCGGAAATCCTCGGCATATTGGGCATTTCGGATCACCAGCCGTCCTTGGCTGGTCATCACCGTGCCATTCCGGGCGATCCGGGTGGG
Encoded here:
- a CDS encoding preprotein translocase subunit YajC — encoded protein: MDSLAAFLPLILMLVVFYFLLIRPQQKRQKERMAMLDALKKGDKVITIGGLHGTIVDLNDDQVVLRVNENTKLTFERHAVNTVVQKQGE